In Rhodopirellula sp. P2, the DNA window CCGCGATGATTCGCGAGGGGACGGGCATCGTGGAATAGATGCTTCGAAATTGATCGAGAGCGTTTTGAAGCATAGAAGGTTAGTCAGATCTGAACTTGTTGGATTTCTCGGTAGGCGTCCATCAGCTTGTTGCGGATTTGCATCAGCATGCGGAAGGCCAAATCCGCTTTTTGAACGGAGGTCAGGACTTCGGCTTCATTGACATCGCCGCCGGTCAACATGGAGTGAACCATGGAGTCGGCTTGGTTCTGCATGGAGTTGACGCCTTTGACTTGATTCA includes these proteins:
- the fliE gene encoding flagellar hook-basal body complex protein FliE — encoded protein: MRPVASFRPPPTFSALQSGTSSQATKPAGLEQQGSNQAFSLLDPNSTPSSSTDSSFGEMGNLLMNQVKGVNSMQNQADSMVHSMLTGGDVNEAEVLTSVQKADLAFRMLMQIRNKLMDAYREIQQVQI